A single genomic interval of Macadamia integrifolia cultivar HAES 741 chromosome 6, SCU_Mint_v3, whole genome shotgun sequence harbors:
- the LOC122081891 gene encoding phosphatidylinositol 4-phosphate 5-kinase 9-like isoform X4, with translation MSVPVAFAENAERGLSCAERTRSLDAISFSSTERLVANGQASHASFETSGFRVDELFLPDGESYSGSLLGNMPEGSGKYVWSDGCVYEGEWRRGMRNGSGKNQWPSGAVYEGAFFGGYMHGTGTYIGPDKAIYKGRWRLNLKHGLGFQTYPSGDVFEGFWIQGVTEGLGKYSWASGNVYLGNMKGGKMSGKGTLTWTNGDSFEGSWLDGMMHGFGVYTWKDGGCYVGTWTRGLKDGKGAFYPEGSKFPAVQELYLNALRKRGLLPDFRKHNNGSHICHASSVDFGDFKVGEKQVSFRGSSDKLPKGNLQNLDQSRSKNVSLQRRWSLEVSIEKVIGHDLSLSSGESGLEGDEKETDTNPPILEREYMQGVLISEVVFNNCSSSPSRRARRRQKKLAKEVKKPGKTIMKGHRSYDLMLSLQVGIRNLREMFKIDAADYMMSICGNDALRELSSPGKSGSVFFLSQDDRFMIKTLRKSEVKVLLKMLPNYHHHVHTYDNTLITKFFGLHRINPSSGQKFRFVVMGNMFFTALRIHRRFDLKGSSLGRSSDNIEIDENTTLKDLDLNYCFYLEPSWREALLKQIDIDSKFLETQHIMDYSLLLGVHYRAPQHLPYRQNLSTDGLGILAAEDIEEEEISNYPQSLVLVPRGSDDSNIIVGPHVRGRRLRASAAGDKEVDLLLPSMARLQIQLGVNMPARAEHIAEEDKIQLFHDVYDVVLYVGIIDILQEYNMSKKIEHAYKSIQFDSLSISAVDPVVYSQRFLKFIQKVFPPNS, from the exons ATGTCTGTTCCCGTGGCCTTTGCTGAAAATGCAGAAAGGGGACTCTCTTGTGCAGAACGAACAAGATCTCTTGATGCTATTTCATTTAGTAGCACAGAACGCCTAGTAGCTAATGGGCAAGCTTCTCATGCATCTTTTGAAACCTCTGGATTTAGAgttgatgagctctttcttccTGATGGAGAATCCTATTCTGGGTCATTACTTGGTAACATGCCAGAAGGTTCGGGGAAATATGTATGGTCAGATGGTTGTGTATATGAGGGTGAGTGGAGAAGGGGGATGAGGAATGGGAGTGGGAAAAACCAATGGCCTTCTGGAGCAGTTTATGAGGGTGCATTTTTTGGTGGCTATATGCATGGTACAGGGACATATATTGGACCTGATAAAGCAATCTACAAGGGGCGCTGGCGGTTGAATCTCAAACATGGGTTGGGGTTCCAAACGTATCCCAGTGGAGATGTCTTTGAAGGATTCTGGATTCAGGGAGTTACTGAAGGGCTTGGTAAGTATTCCTGGGCTAGTGGAAATGTTTACTTGGGAAACATGAAAGGAGGGAAAATGTCTGGAAAAGGAACTCTTACATGGACAAATGGGGACTCATTCGAAGGAAGTTGGTTGGATGGAATGATGCATGGATTTGGAGTTTACACCTGGAAAGATGGTGGCTGCTATGTAGGAACTTGGACCAGGGGTTTAAAGGATGGCAAAGGAGCATTTTATCCGGAAGGCAGCAAGTTTCCAGCTGTGCAAGAGCTTTATCTCAATGCTCTAAGAAAGCGAGGGCTGTTGCCAGATTTCAGAAAGCATAACAATGGTTCACACATCTGTCATGCTTCTTCAGTGGATTTTGGCGATTTTAAAGTTGGTGAGAAACAGGTTTCATTTCGAGGTTCGTCTGATAAGCTTCCCAAAGGAAACCTGCAAAATTTGGATCAATCTCGATCTAAGAATGTTTCTTTGCAAAGACGCTGGAGCCTTGAGGTATCCATTGAAAAAGTAATTGGACATGATTTATCACTGAGTTCAGGAGAATCTGGTTTAGAAGGTGATGAAAAGGAGACTGACACAAATCCTCCAATACTGGAACGAGAATATATGCAAGGTGTTCTGATCAGTGAAGTTGTATTTAACAATTGTTCTTCATCACCATCCAGAAGAGCAAGAAGGAGACAGAAGAAACTTGCCAAGGAGGTGAAAAAACCTGGTAAAACTATTATGAAGGGTCATAGAAGTTATGACTTAATGCTCAGCTTGCAGGTTGGAATCAG AAACTTAAGGGAGATGTTCAAGATTGATGCTGCAGACTACATGATGTCCATTTGTGGGAATGATGCTCTTAGAGAGCTCTCATCTCCTGGGAAAAGTGGTAGTGTATTTTTCCTCTCTCAGGATGACCGGTTTATGATTAAGACCCTCCGAAAATCTGAAGTGAAG GTTCTTCTAAAGATGCTGCCAAACTATCACCATCATGTTCATACTTATGATAACACCCTCATCACCAAATTTTTTGGTCTTCACAGGATCAACCCTTCAAGTGGACAAAAG TTTCGATTTGTAGTAATGGGCAACATGTTCTTTACTGCATTGAGGATTCATCGAAgatttgatttgaaaggttCCTCCCTTGGCCGCTCATCCGACAATATTGAAATCGATGAGAATACAACACTTAAGGATTTGGATTTAAACTACTGCTTTTATTTGGAGCCTTCTTGGCGGGAAGCTCTATTAAA ACAAATTGACATTGATAGCAAATTTCTGGAAACACAACACATTATGGATTACAGCCTTTTGTTGGGTGTTCATTATCGAGCCCCACAACACTTACCATATCGGCAAAATTTATCAACAGATGGATTGGGAATTCTTGCAGCAGAAG acatcgaagaagaagaaatatccaACTACCCACAGAGCCTTGTTTTGGTGCCACGTGGAAGTGATGATAGTAATATTATTGTGGGTCCTCACGTTAGGGGTAGACGATTAAGGGCATCAGCTGCTGGTGATAAGGAAGTAGATCTCCTACTTCCCAGTATGGCAAG GCTACAGATCCAACTTGGAGTAAACATGCCTGCAAGAGCAGAGCATATCGCAGAGGAAGATAAAATACAGTTGTTTCATGATGTATATGACGTCGTTTTGTATGTGGGTATCATTGACATTTTACAGGAGTACAACATGAGTAAGAAGATCGAACATGCGTATAAATCTATCCAGTTTGATTCCTTGTCCATCTCTGCTGTTGACCCAGTGGTCTACTCACAGCGCTTCTTGAAATTTATTCAAAAGGTTTTCCCTCCTAATTCTTAG
- the LOC122081891 gene encoding phosphatidylinositol 4-phosphate 5-kinase 9-like isoform X1 — protein sequence MSVPVAFAENAERGLSCAERTRSLDAISFSSTERLVANGQASHASFETSGFRVDELFLPDGESYSGSLLGNMPEGSGKYVWSDGCVYEGEWRRGMRNGSGKNQWPSGAVYEGAFFGGYMHGTGTYIGPDKAIYKGRWRLNLKHGLGFQTYPSGDVFEGFWIQGVTEGLGKYSWASGNVYLGNMKGGKMSGKGTLTWTNGDSFEGSWLDGMMHGFGVYTWKDGGCYVGTWTRGLKDGKGAFYPEGSKFPAVQELYLNALRKRGLLPDFRKHNNGSHICHASSVDFGDFKVGEKQVSFRGSSDKLPKGNLQNLDQSRSKNVSLQRRWSLEVSIEKVIGHDLSLSSGESGLEGDEKETDTNPPILEREYMQGVLISEVVFNNCSSSPSRRARRRQKKLAKEVKKPGKTIMKGHRSYDLMLSLQVGIRYTAGKITPIQRREVRESDFGPRASFWMNFPSEGSQLTPPHRSEDFKWKDYCPMVFRSICSLGRNLREMFKIDAADYMMSICGNDALRELSSPGKSGSVFFLSQDDRFMIKTLRKSEVKVLLKMLPNYHHHVHTYDNTLITKFFGLHRINPSSGQKFRFVVMGNMFFTALRIHRRFDLKGSSLGRSSDNIEIDENTTLKDLDLNYCFYLEPSWREALLKQIDIDSKFLETQHIMDYSLLLGVHYRAPQHLPYRQNLSTDGLGILAAEDIEEEEISNYPQSLVLVPRGSDDSNIIVGPHVRGRRLRASAAGDKEVDLLLPSMARLQIQLGVNMPARAEHIAEEDKIQLFHDVYDVVLYVGIIDILQEYNMSKKIEHAYKSIQFDSLSISAVDPVVYSQRFLKFIQKVFPPNS from the exons ATGTCTGTTCCCGTGGCCTTTGCTGAAAATGCAGAAAGGGGACTCTCTTGTGCAGAACGAACAAGATCTCTTGATGCTATTTCATTTAGTAGCACAGAACGCCTAGTAGCTAATGGGCAAGCTTCTCATGCATCTTTTGAAACCTCTGGATTTAGAgttgatgagctctttcttccTGATGGAGAATCCTATTCTGGGTCATTACTTGGTAACATGCCAGAAGGTTCGGGGAAATATGTATGGTCAGATGGTTGTGTATATGAGGGTGAGTGGAGAAGGGGGATGAGGAATGGGAGTGGGAAAAACCAATGGCCTTCTGGAGCAGTTTATGAGGGTGCATTTTTTGGTGGCTATATGCATGGTACAGGGACATATATTGGACCTGATAAAGCAATCTACAAGGGGCGCTGGCGGTTGAATCTCAAACATGGGTTGGGGTTCCAAACGTATCCCAGTGGAGATGTCTTTGAAGGATTCTGGATTCAGGGAGTTACTGAAGGGCTTGGTAAGTATTCCTGGGCTAGTGGAAATGTTTACTTGGGAAACATGAAAGGAGGGAAAATGTCTGGAAAAGGAACTCTTACATGGACAAATGGGGACTCATTCGAAGGAAGTTGGTTGGATGGAATGATGCATGGATTTGGAGTTTACACCTGGAAAGATGGTGGCTGCTATGTAGGAACTTGGACCAGGGGTTTAAAGGATGGCAAAGGAGCATTTTATCCGGAAGGCAGCAAGTTTCCAGCTGTGCAAGAGCTTTATCTCAATGCTCTAAGAAAGCGAGGGCTGTTGCCAGATTTCAGAAAGCATAACAATGGTTCACACATCTGTCATGCTTCTTCAGTGGATTTTGGCGATTTTAAAGTTGGTGAGAAACAGGTTTCATTTCGAGGTTCGTCTGATAAGCTTCCCAAAGGAAACCTGCAAAATTTGGATCAATCTCGATCTAAGAATGTTTCTTTGCAAAGACGCTGGAGCCTTGAGGTATCCATTGAAAAAGTAATTGGACATGATTTATCACTGAGTTCAGGAGAATCTGGTTTAGAAGGTGATGAAAAGGAGACTGACACAAATCCTCCAATACTGGAACGAGAATATATGCAAGGTGTTCTGATCAGTGAAGTTGTATTTAACAATTGTTCTTCATCACCATCCAGAAGAGCAAGAAGGAGACAGAAGAAACTTGCCAAGGAGGTGAAAAAACCTGGTAAAACTATTATGAAGGGTCATAGAAGTTATGACTTAATGCTCAGCTTGCAGGTTGGAATCAG GTATACTGCTGGGAAAATAACACCAATACAAAGACGAGAAGTTCGGGAATCAGACTTTGGTCCCCGAGCAAGCTTTTGGATGAATTTCCCCAGTGAAGGGTCACAATTGACACCCCCTCACCGATCAGAAGATTTTAAGTGGAAGGACTACTGTCCAATGGTTTTTAG GTCCATATGCTCTCTTGGCAGAAACTTAAGGGAGATGTTCAAGATTGATGCTGCAGACTACATGATGTCCATTTGTGGGAATGATGCTCTTAGAGAGCTCTCATCTCCTGGGAAAAGTGGTAGTGTATTTTTCCTCTCTCAGGATGACCGGTTTATGATTAAGACCCTCCGAAAATCTGAAGTGAAG GTTCTTCTAAAGATGCTGCCAAACTATCACCATCATGTTCATACTTATGATAACACCCTCATCACCAAATTTTTTGGTCTTCACAGGATCAACCCTTCAAGTGGACAAAAG TTTCGATTTGTAGTAATGGGCAACATGTTCTTTACTGCATTGAGGATTCATCGAAgatttgatttgaaaggttCCTCCCTTGGCCGCTCATCCGACAATATTGAAATCGATGAGAATACAACACTTAAGGATTTGGATTTAAACTACTGCTTTTATTTGGAGCCTTCTTGGCGGGAAGCTCTATTAAA ACAAATTGACATTGATAGCAAATTTCTGGAAACACAACACATTATGGATTACAGCCTTTTGTTGGGTGTTCATTATCGAGCCCCACAACACTTACCATATCGGCAAAATTTATCAACAGATGGATTGGGAATTCTTGCAGCAGAAG acatcgaagaagaagaaatatccaACTACCCACAGAGCCTTGTTTTGGTGCCACGTGGAAGTGATGATAGTAATATTATTGTGGGTCCTCACGTTAGGGGTAGACGATTAAGGGCATCAGCTGCTGGTGATAAGGAAGTAGATCTCCTACTTCCCAGTATGGCAAG GCTACAGATCCAACTTGGAGTAAACATGCCTGCAAGAGCAGAGCATATCGCAGAGGAAGATAAAATACAGTTGTTTCATGATGTATATGACGTCGTTTTGTATGTGGGTATCATTGACATTTTACAGGAGTACAACATGAGTAAGAAGATCGAACATGCGTATAAATCTATCCAGTTTGATTCCTTGTCCATCTCTGCTGTTGACCCAGTGGTCTACTCACAGCGCTTCTTGAAATTTATTCAAAAGGTTTTCCCTCCTAATTCTTAG
- the LOC122081891 gene encoding phosphatidylinositol 4-phosphate 5-kinase 9-like isoform X3, whose product MSVPVAFAENAERGLSCAERTRSLDAISFSSTERLVANGQASHASFETSGFRVDELFLPDGESYSGSLLGNMPEGSGKYVWSDGCVYEGEWRRGMRNGSGKNQWPSGAVYEGAFFGGYMHGTGTYIGPDKAIYKGRWRLNLKHGLGFQTYPSGDVFEGFWIQGVTEGLGKYSWASGNVYLGNMKGGKMSGKGTLTWTNGDSFEGSWLDGMMHGFGVYTWKDGGCYVGTWTRGLKDGKGAFYPEGSKFPAVQELYLNALRKRGLLPDFRKHNNGSHICHASSVDFGDFKVGEKQVSFRGSSDKLPKGNLQNLDQSRSKNVSLQRRWSLEVSIEKVIGHDLSLSSGESGLEGDEKETDTNPPILEREYMQGVLISEVVFNNCSSSPSRRARRRQKKLAKEVKKPGKTIMKGHRSYDLMLSLQVGIRYTAGKITPIQRREVRESDFGPRASFWMNFPSEGSQLTPPHRSEDFKWKDYCPMVFRSICSLGRNLREMFKIDAADYMMSICGNDALRELSSPGKSGSVFFLSQDDRFMIKTLRKSEVKFRFVVMGNMFFTALRIHRRFDLKGSSLGRSSDNIEIDENTTLKDLDLNYCFYLEPSWREALLKQIDIDSKFLETQHIMDYSLLLGVHYRAPQHLPYRQNLSTDGLGILAAEDIEEEEISNYPQSLVLVPRGSDDSNIIVGPHVRGRRLRASAAGDKEVDLLLPSMARLQIQLGVNMPARAEHIAEEDKIQLFHDVYDVVLYVGIIDILQEYNMSKKIEHAYKSIQFDSLSISAVDPVVYSQRFLKFIQKVFPPNS is encoded by the exons ATGTCTGTTCCCGTGGCCTTTGCTGAAAATGCAGAAAGGGGACTCTCTTGTGCAGAACGAACAAGATCTCTTGATGCTATTTCATTTAGTAGCACAGAACGCCTAGTAGCTAATGGGCAAGCTTCTCATGCATCTTTTGAAACCTCTGGATTTAGAgttgatgagctctttcttccTGATGGAGAATCCTATTCTGGGTCATTACTTGGTAACATGCCAGAAGGTTCGGGGAAATATGTATGGTCAGATGGTTGTGTATATGAGGGTGAGTGGAGAAGGGGGATGAGGAATGGGAGTGGGAAAAACCAATGGCCTTCTGGAGCAGTTTATGAGGGTGCATTTTTTGGTGGCTATATGCATGGTACAGGGACATATATTGGACCTGATAAAGCAATCTACAAGGGGCGCTGGCGGTTGAATCTCAAACATGGGTTGGGGTTCCAAACGTATCCCAGTGGAGATGTCTTTGAAGGATTCTGGATTCAGGGAGTTACTGAAGGGCTTGGTAAGTATTCCTGGGCTAGTGGAAATGTTTACTTGGGAAACATGAAAGGAGGGAAAATGTCTGGAAAAGGAACTCTTACATGGACAAATGGGGACTCATTCGAAGGAAGTTGGTTGGATGGAATGATGCATGGATTTGGAGTTTACACCTGGAAAGATGGTGGCTGCTATGTAGGAACTTGGACCAGGGGTTTAAAGGATGGCAAAGGAGCATTTTATCCGGAAGGCAGCAAGTTTCCAGCTGTGCAAGAGCTTTATCTCAATGCTCTAAGAAAGCGAGGGCTGTTGCCAGATTTCAGAAAGCATAACAATGGTTCACACATCTGTCATGCTTCTTCAGTGGATTTTGGCGATTTTAAAGTTGGTGAGAAACAGGTTTCATTTCGAGGTTCGTCTGATAAGCTTCCCAAAGGAAACCTGCAAAATTTGGATCAATCTCGATCTAAGAATGTTTCTTTGCAAAGACGCTGGAGCCTTGAGGTATCCATTGAAAAAGTAATTGGACATGATTTATCACTGAGTTCAGGAGAATCTGGTTTAGAAGGTGATGAAAAGGAGACTGACACAAATCCTCCAATACTGGAACGAGAATATATGCAAGGTGTTCTGATCAGTGAAGTTGTATTTAACAATTGTTCTTCATCACCATCCAGAAGAGCAAGAAGGAGACAGAAGAAACTTGCCAAGGAGGTGAAAAAACCTGGTAAAACTATTATGAAGGGTCATAGAAGTTATGACTTAATGCTCAGCTTGCAGGTTGGAATCAG GTATACTGCTGGGAAAATAACACCAATACAAAGACGAGAAGTTCGGGAATCAGACTTTGGTCCCCGAGCAAGCTTTTGGATGAATTTCCCCAGTGAAGGGTCACAATTGACACCCCCTCACCGATCAGAAGATTTTAAGTGGAAGGACTACTGTCCAATGGTTTTTAG GTCCATATGCTCTCTTGGCAGAAACTTAAGGGAGATGTTCAAGATTGATGCTGCAGACTACATGATGTCCATTTGTGGGAATGATGCTCTTAGAGAGCTCTCATCTCCTGGGAAAAGTGGTAGTGTATTTTTCCTCTCTCAGGATGACCGGTTTATGATTAAGACCCTCCGAAAATCTGAAGTGAAG TTTCGATTTGTAGTAATGGGCAACATGTTCTTTACTGCATTGAGGATTCATCGAAgatttgatttgaaaggttCCTCCCTTGGCCGCTCATCCGACAATATTGAAATCGATGAGAATACAACACTTAAGGATTTGGATTTAAACTACTGCTTTTATTTGGAGCCTTCTTGGCGGGAAGCTCTATTAAA ACAAATTGACATTGATAGCAAATTTCTGGAAACACAACACATTATGGATTACAGCCTTTTGTTGGGTGTTCATTATCGAGCCCCACAACACTTACCATATCGGCAAAATTTATCAACAGATGGATTGGGAATTCTTGCAGCAGAAG acatcgaagaagaagaaatatccaACTACCCACAGAGCCTTGTTTTGGTGCCACGTGGAAGTGATGATAGTAATATTATTGTGGGTCCTCACGTTAGGGGTAGACGATTAAGGGCATCAGCTGCTGGTGATAAGGAAGTAGATCTCCTACTTCCCAGTATGGCAAG GCTACAGATCCAACTTGGAGTAAACATGCCTGCAAGAGCAGAGCATATCGCAGAGGAAGATAAAATACAGTTGTTTCATGATGTATATGACGTCGTTTTGTATGTGGGTATCATTGACATTTTACAGGAGTACAACATGAGTAAGAAGATCGAACATGCGTATAAATCTATCCAGTTTGATTCCTTGTCCATCTCTGCTGTTGACCCAGTGGTCTACTCACAGCGCTTCTTGAAATTTATTCAAAAGGTTTTCCCTCCTAATTCTTAG
- the LOC122081891 gene encoding phosphatidylinositol 4-phosphate 5-kinase 9-like isoform X2 — protein sequence MSVPVAFAENAERGLSCAERTRSLDAISFSSTERLVANGQASHASFETSGFRVDELFLPDGESYSGSLLGNMPEGSGKYVWSDGCVYEGEWRRGMRNGSGKNQWPSGAVYEGAFFGGYMHGTGTYIGPDKAIYKGRWRLNLKHGLGFQTYPSGDVFEGFWIQGVTEGLGKYSWASGNVYLGNMKGGKMSGKGTLTWTNGDSFEGSWLDGMMHGFGVYTWKDGGCYVGTWTRGLKDGKGAFYPEGSKFPAVQELYLNALRKRGLLPDFRKHNNGSHICHASSVDFGDFKVGEKQVSFRGSSDKLPKGNLQNLDQSRSKNVSLQRRWSLEVSIEKVIGHDLSLSSGESGLEGDEKETDTNPPILEREYMQGVLISEVVFNNCSSSPSRRARRRQKKLAKEVKKPGKTIMKGHRSYDLMLSLQVGIRYTAGKITPIQRREVRESDFGPRASFWMNFPSEGSQLTPPHRSEDFKWKDYCPMVFRNLREMFKIDAADYMMSICGNDALRELSSPGKSGSVFFLSQDDRFMIKTLRKSEVKVLLKMLPNYHHHVHTYDNTLITKFFGLHRINPSSGQKFRFVVMGNMFFTALRIHRRFDLKGSSLGRSSDNIEIDENTTLKDLDLNYCFYLEPSWREALLKQIDIDSKFLETQHIMDYSLLLGVHYRAPQHLPYRQNLSTDGLGILAAEDIEEEEISNYPQSLVLVPRGSDDSNIIVGPHVRGRRLRASAAGDKEVDLLLPSMARLQIQLGVNMPARAEHIAEEDKIQLFHDVYDVVLYVGIIDILQEYNMSKKIEHAYKSIQFDSLSISAVDPVVYSQRFLKFIQKVFPPNS from the exons ATGTCTGTTCCCGTGGCCTTTGCTGAAAATGCAGAAAGGGGACTCTCTTGTGCAGAACGAACAAGATCTCTTGATGCTATTTCATTTAGTAGCACAGAACGCCTAGTAGCTAATGGGCAAGCTTCTCATGCATCTTTTGAAACCTCTGGATTTAGAgttgatgagctctttcttccTGATGGAGAATCCTATTCTGGGTCATTACTTGGTAACATGCCAGAAGGTTCGGGGAAATATGTATGGTCAGATGGTTGTGTATATGAGGGTGAGTGGAGAAGGGGGATGAGGAATGGGAGTGGGAAAAACCAATGGCCTTCTGGAGCAGTTTATGAGGGTGCATTTTTTGGTGGCTATATGCATGGTACAGGGACATATATTGGACCTGATAAAGCAATCTACAAGGGGCGCTGGCGGTTGAATCTCAAACATGGGTTGGGGTTCCAAACGTATCCCAGTGGAGATGTCTTTGAAGGATTCTGGATTCAGGGAGTTACTGAAGGGCTTGGTAAGTATTCCTGGGCTAGTGGAAATGTTTACTTGGGAAACATGAAAGGAGGGAAAATGTCTGGAAAAGGAACTCTTACATGGACAAATGGGGACTCATTCGAAGGAAGTTGGTTGGATGGAATGATGCATGGATTTGGAGTTTACACCTGGAAAGATGGTGGCTGCTATGTAGGAACTTGGACCAGGGGTTTAAAGGATGGCAAAGGAGCATTTTATCCGGAAGGCAGCAAGTTTCCAGCTGTGCAAGAGCTTTATCTCAATGCTCTAAGAAAGCGAGGGCTGTTGCCAGATTTCAGAAAGCATAACAATGGTTCACACATCTGTCATGCTTCTTCAGTGGATTTTGGCGATTTTAAAGTTGGTGAGAAACAGGTTTCATTTCGAGGTTCGTCTGATAAGCTTCCCAAAGGAAACCTGCAAAATTTGGATCAATCTCGATCTAAGAATGTTTCTTTGCAAAGACGCTGGAGCCTTGAGGTATCCATTGAAAAAGTAATTGGACATGATTTATCACTGAGTTCAGGAGAATCTGGTTTAGAAGGTGATGAAAAGGAGACTGACACAAATCCTCCAATACTGGAACGAGAATATATGCAAGGTGTTCTGATCAGTGAAGTTGTATTTAACAATTGTTCTTCATCACCATCCAGAAGAGCAAGAAGGAGACAGAAGAAACTTGCCAAGGAGGTGAAAAAACCTGGTAAAACTATTATGAAGGGTCATAGAAGTTATGACTTAATGCTCAGCTTGCAGGTTGGAATCAG GTATACTGCTGGGAAAATAACACCAATACAAAGACGAGAAGTTCGGGAATCAGACTTTGGTCCCCGAGCAAGCTTTTGGATGAATTTCCCCAGTGAAGGGTCACAATTGACACCCCCTCACCGATCAGAAGATTTTAAGTGGAAGGACTACTGTCCAATGGTTTTTAG AAACTTAAGGGAGATGTTCAAGATTGATGCTGCAGACTACATGATGTCCATTTGTGGGAATGATGCTCTTAGAGAGCTCTCATCTCCTGGGAAAAGTGGTAGTGTATTTTTCCTCTCTCAGGATGACCGGTTTATGATTAAGACCCTCCGAAAATCTGAAGTGAAG GTTCTTCTAAAGATGCTGCCAAACTATCACCATCATGTTCATACTTATGATAACACCCTCATCACCAAATTTTTTGGTCTTCACAGGATCAACCCTTCAAGTGGACAAAAG TTTCGATTTGTAGTAATGGGCAACATGTTCTTTACTGCATTGAGGATTCATCGAAgatttgatttgaaaggttCCTCCCTTGGCCGCTCATCCGACAATATTGAAATCGATGAGAATACAACACTTAAGGATTTGGATTTAAACTACTGCTTTTATTTGGAGCCTTCTTGGCGGGAAGCTCTATTAAA ACAAATTGACATTGATAGCAAATTTCTGGAAACACAACACATTATGGATTACAGCCTTTTGTTGGGTGTTCATTATCGAGCCCCACAACACTTACCATATCGGCAAAATTTATCAACAGATGGATTGGGAATTCTTGCAGCAGAAG acatcgaagaagaagaaatatccaACTACCCACAGAGCCTTGTTTTGGTGCCACGTGGAAGTGATGATAGTAATATTATTGTGGGTCCTCACGTTAGGGGTAGACGATTAAGGGCATCAGCTGCTGGTGATAAGGAAGTAGATCTCCTACTTCCCAGTATGGCAAG GCTACAGATCCAACTTGGAGTAAACATGCCTGCAAGAGCAGAGCATATCGCAGAGGAAGATAAAATACAGTTGTTTCATGATGTATATGACGTCGTTTTGTATGTGGGTATCATTGACATTTTACAGGAGTACAACATGAGTAAGAAGATCGAACATGCGTATAAATCTATCCAGTTTGATTCCTTGTCCATCTCTGCTGTTGACCCAGTGGTCTACTCACAGCGCTTCTTGAAATTTATTCAAAAGGTTTTCCCTCCTAATTCTTAG